The candidate division KSB1 bacterium genome segment GGAATCGGAGCTTCGGCGCTCAGTGGCGCAAAGCGGGCCTCGATGCGGCGCAGTGGCAGGCGGGCAGCGTTCAGCTCGAAAAGAATAAATTCGGAGCGACGCTGAAAGTGACGGGGCGATTGCGTGCTGCAGGCGGAGATCTGCCTGCGCAGGTGACCTACGCCATCGCAGGAGACGGGGAAATCACCGTATCGGTAAAGCTTACGGTTCCCGAATCGATCCCGACTCTGCCGCGCGTCGGCATGGAGTGGCGGCTGCGCAAGGATCTGGAACAAGTCAAATGGCTCGGCCGCGGACCGCATGAAAATTACATCGACCGAAAAGAGAGCGCGCGCTTTGGGCTTTATGATTTGAATGTGCACGATCTTTATTTCCCCTACGTCAAACCGCAGGAGAACGGCAACCGCAGCGATGTGAGCGCACTTTTGATTCACAATCCCTCGCTCGGCTTGTTTGTAAAGGGCGAACCGACCTTTGAATTCAGCGCAACGTTTTACTCGCTGGATAACTTGACCCAAGCCAAACACATCACCGACATTGTCGAGGCGCCGTTTACAACATTGAATATCGACTATCGCCAGGCAGGGCTCGGCGGCGATGACAGTTGGAGTCCGCGCACGCATCCCGAGTACCGCCTTTCGGCGCGCGAATACGCCTGGCAGTATCGTATCAAACCCGTGAACGTACAAGAGAACTCGTTCGAGCTGCTCTGTAAGTAGAATCATTTCAATGTGGAGAGGTTATGAAAAAGACGTGTGCCCTTTTCTTGCTTCTGGTCACATCTCTTTCTGCCAAAGAGTGGTCGGAAACGCCGGAACAAAAAGCTCAGCGCATGCAGTGGTGGACCGAAGCCCGTTTCGGCATGTTCATTCATTGGGGATTGTACGCCATGGCTGCGCGTCACGAATGGGTAAAAAGTCACGAGCGCATTTCCAATGAGGATTATCAAAAATATTTTGAGTTATGGTATCCTGACCTTTACAATCCGAGCGAATGGGCAAAAGCGGCAAAACGAGCCGGCATGCGCTATTTTGTCGTGACGACAAAGCATCATGAAGGTTTTTGCCTGTGGGACAGCAAATATACGGATTATAAAGCTACCAATACGCCCTGGGGCAAGGATTTGCTGCGGCCGATGGTCGAGGCGTTTCGCGCCGAAGGATTAAAAGTCGGTTTTTACTATTCGTTGATCGATTGGCATCATCCCGACTTTACGGTCGACCGCTTTCACCCCATGCGCGACAATCCACAGGAGCGCGCCAAAAACAAGAATCGCGATATGAAGCGGTATGCCGAGTATGTCTACAATCAAGTTAAAGAGCTGATGACCGAGTTCGGCACCATCGACTGCCTCTTTCTTGATTTCAGTTATCCCGGTGATGACGGTAAAGGCCGCAACGACTGGCAATCGGAGAGGCTCGTCCGCATGATCCGCGAGCTGCAGCCCAACATCATCATCAATGACCGTGCCGATCTGCTAGACAAGCCGTGGGGCTGGGATTTCCGCACGCCCGAGCAGTTCATGCCGCGCGAATGGGTCAAATTTGACGGTAAACCGGTGCCCTGGGAAACTTGTCAGACGTTTTCCGGCTCTTGGGGGTATCATCGCGATGAGGATACCTGGAAGAGTCCTCGTCAGTTGGTGACCATGCTCATCGAGACAGTCAGCAAAGGCGGCAATTTGCTGCTCAACGTCGGTCCCACCGCGCGCGGCACTTTCGACGATCGGGCATTGAGTCGTCTACAGGCCATCGGTCAATGGATGGATCTACACAACCGTTCCATTTACGGCTGCACGGCTGCCCCGCAAGAGTTCAAAACGCCGCAAAATTGCTTTCTGACGTACAATCCAAAAACAAACCGCCTCTATGTTCACGTGCTGGAGTGGCCCTTCAGCGGTCTGCACCTTGACGGCTATGCCGGAAAAATCAAATATGCCCAGCTGCTCAACGACAGCTCGGAGATCAATTTTTCGGAAAATCAAAGCGGAGAGGTCGGCGGCCGAGATGTGGTTACTCTGCATCTGCCGGTCAAACAGCCGTCCGTTATCGTTCCCGTCATAGAACTTTTTCTCAAATGAGAACGTTCTTCAAATGCTTTTACATGTTTTTAAGGAATTGTAGATTGAAAAATATCTTGCATCTTTAAAACGCGTTTGATACTTTACGCCGAAAATTGGCAAAAAATGAATTGAACTTTTTATTGAGGTGCGAATGAGCGCAGCATTTATTGACGACGACGATGATTACACCGATGAGTCCTTCGATTTCGAAGACAAAGAGTCCGAAGAAGAAGAGGAAGATTTCGGCCTCTTTGAAGATGAAGAACCCACCGAAGAACACCTCGACGAAGTGATAGAAGACGAGGATTGGGAAGAGGAGCCGGAAGACGCTCTGGTGGAAGACAAGGAATGGGAAGAGGAATTCTGGGATGATGAGGAATGGGAAGACGAGGAGTTGCTGGATGAGGAGGAAGAAGAGGAGGAGGACGAATATGTTGATGACGAGTGGGATGAATTGGAGGACGACGATTGGCTCGACGGCACTCCCGAATGGGAAGGCGATGATGAGTGGGAATAATCTTTGAATGATCAGAGGTCAGCTTTCGCAGGCAGTAAAAGGAAAACCATTCCGAAAGCGCCGTTGGTAGGGGTCGGTGTCATCGTTAAGCGCGGAAAAGAATTCGTTCTGATAAAAAGACGAAAAGAGCCTGCCAAGGGAATGTGGACAATTCCCGGCGGGCACGTAGAGTTCGGAGAGTCGCTGGAAGAGGCGGCACGCCGTGAGATTCGCGAAGAGTGCAGCCTGGAAATCGGCAGGCTGGAGCCGATTCATGTTTTCGATATTATCGATAAGGAGGGAGATAAAGTGCGACGCCATCTGGTCGTCATCGATTATTATGCAGACTATGCCGGCGGTATTCTTACGGCCGGAGACGACGCCGAAGCAGCCGGCTGGTTCACTATAGAGGATTTGGACTCCCTGCCCTGCCCGCCGAATCTCCGAAAGGTGATCCAAAAGGCTTTAGCAGAATAAGAATTTGCAAACAGCGGAGGAACGGGTTGAAATATTCGGTTCAAACAAAGGACGGCGTCGAAATTCTTGCTTTGGAAGATGAGCGGCTGGATACGACCGTGGCGCCCGAGCTCAAAGCCAGACTTTTGGCGATGATCGAAAAAGGCAAAAAGGTGCTTTTGGATTTGGAAAAGGTCCAGTATGCCGACAGCTCAGGATTGGGCGCCATCCTGTTGGGCTATCGTCAGGCGCGAGATCTGGGGGCTAAATTTGCCGTCTGCAACGTCCAGGGACGCGTACGGGCGCTCATCGACATTGCGCAATTAAACGACAAGATCACCATATTTAGGGATACGGACGAAGCCTTGCGAACTTTATAGATGGAAAGAAAAAGGCGCTGCATCAAGCAGCGCCTTTTTTGTTGAACTGCGGCGCGGTGCTTCACCATGTCAGGGTGACAAATTCATGAGCAGCCGCTCGTTTCTCCGCAATTGAGGCATTTGTAACAGGCGCCGTTACGCACCATGATGCTGCCGCAGCCCGAACATGCGGGGGCGTCCTGATCGAGGAGAAACGTCGAGTCGCTCGAGCGGCTCTGCTGTTTTAGGAGCTGCTGCGTTTCCAAATTGCGGCTCTCGACGCCGGTCAGAGTATGCAGCTGCGGTTCCGAAGAGCTGTCGCTCTCAGCCGGCTTGAGATAACGCATTTCCAGCCAGCGGAAAATATAGTCTGCCACCGAGCTGGCAATGCGGATCTTGGGGTTGTTGGTAAAACCATACGGCTCAAAGCGAGTGTGCGAGAATTTGCGCACATAAGTTTCCAAGGGAACGCCGCTTTGCAGGCCGATGGAGATGGCGGTTGCAAAAACGTCCATTAAACCGGAAACCGTGGACCCTTCTTTGGCCATGCGAATAAAGATTTCGCCCGGTGTTCCGTCGTCGTACTCGCCGACCGTGATATATCCCTCATGGCCGCCGATTTCGAACTTGTGGGTCACGGCCTTGCGTTCATCGGGCAACCGGCGACGCACACCCCGCGACCCCAGAGGAGCGTAAGAGGCGTTCTCTTCATTTTTTCCGGTCGAAAGCGGCTGCGTGCGCTTGGAACCGTCGCGATAGATGGCTATGGACTTGAGCCCCATCTTCCAGGCCTGCATATAGGTATTTTCGATGTCCTCCGGAGTGGCATCGTTGGGCATATTGACGGTTTTAGAGATGGCGCCGGAAAGGAACGACTGAACCGCCGCCATCATTCGCACGTGACCCAAGTAGTGGATAAAGCGTTTGCCTTTGAGCGGTTTGAAGGCGCAGTCGAACACCGGCAGATGTTCTTCTTTCAGGTGCGGTGCTCCTTCGATGGTGTCGAACTGATCGATGTAATTGAGGATATCCTTGATCTGCTCCTGGGCGTATTTGAGGCGTTTCAGAGCTTCTTTGACCGTATTGTTGACCAATTTGATCTGGCCGCCGCCGACGAGATTTTTGAATTTAACGAGCGCCAGCTCCGGCTCGATCCCGGTCGTATCGCAGTCCATCATAAAGCCGATGGTTCCTGTGGGCGCCAAAACCGTAACCTGGGCGTTGCGATAACCATAACGTTTGCCCATTTCGGCGGCGTCGTTCCACGCCTCCTTGACGGCGGCGAGAAGAGAAGAGGGAACCAGCTTGGGGTCGAT includes the following:
- a CDS encoding beta-galactosidase small subunit; amino-acid sequence: QKGELTSWRLDGVEMLAAAPRINIWRAPTDNDDGGGNRSFGAQWRKAGLDAAQWQAGSVQLEKNKFGATLKVTGRLRAAGGDLPAQVTYAIAGDGEITVSVKLTVPESIPTLPRVGMEWRLRKDLEQVKWLGRGPHENYIDRKESARFGLYDLNVHDLYFPYVKPQENGNRSDVSALLIHNPSLGLFVKGEPTFEFSATFYSLDNLTQAKHITDIVEAPFTTLNIDYRQAGLGGDDSWSPRTHPEYRLSAREYAWQYRIKPVNVQENSFELLCK
- a CDS encoding alpha-L-fucosidase translates to MKKTCALFLLLVTSLSAKEWSETPEQKAQRMQWWTEARFGMFIHWGLYAMAARHEWVKSHERISNEDYQKYFELWYPDLYNPSEWAKAAKRAGMRYFVVTTKHHEGFCLWDSKYTDYKATNTPWGKDLLRPMVEAFRAEGLKVGFYYSLIDWHHPDFTVDRFHPMRDNPQERAKNKNRDMKRYAEYVYNQVKELMTEFGTIDCLFLDFSYPGDDGKGRNDWQSERLVRMIRELQPNIIINDRADLLDKPWGWDFRTPEQFMPREWVKFDGKPVPWETCQTFSGSWGYHRDEDTWKSPRQLVTMLIETVSKGGNLLLNVGPTARGTFDDRALSRLQAIGQWMDLHNRSIYGCTAAPQEFKTPQNCFLTYNPKTNRLYVHVLEWPFSGLHLDGYAGKIKYAQLLNDSSEINFSENQSGEVGGRDVVTLHLPVKQPSVIVPVIELFLK
- a CDS encoding NUDIX hydrolase; amino-acid sequence: MNDQRSAFAGSKRKTIPKAPLVGVGVIVKRGKEFVLIKRRKEPAKGMWTIPGGHVEFGESLEEAARREIREECSLEIGRLEPIHVFDIIDKEGDKVRRHLVVIDYYADYAGGILTAGDDAEAAGWFTIEDLDSLPCPPNLRKVIQKALAE
- a CDS encoding STAS domain-containing protein; the encoded protein is MKYSVQTKDGVEILALEDERLDTTVAPELKARLLAMIEKGKKVLLDLEKVQYADSSGLGAILLGYRQARDLGAKFAVCNVQGRVRALIDIAQLNDKITIFRDTDEALRTL